One genomic region from Arthrobacter pigmenti encodes:
- a CDS encoding DUF6286 domain-containing protein, translating into MNDETYRLTSHIIRREMHSSRAVPSIIVAALLILLCLYVMLEAALKALGQDPWLIGPEQAAAWVGSLPGGVAPSFLGAAGALVFLMGLIFFLSAVLPGRRAKLSIPNERAAVVVEAEVLASSLARRARVAAGVTPEQVLVTIGRRVVEVQVRPTSGIPVDEQAVQSAVEDELRRTAVEPVPDVRVAVAPSGVIGQ; encoded by the coding sequence ATGAACGACGAAACGTACCGCTTGACCTCCCACATCATCCGCCGCGAGATGCACTCATCGCGTGCGGTGCCCTCGATTATTGTCGCCGCCCTCCTCATCCTGCTCTGCCTCTACGTGATGCTCGAGGCAGCGTTGAAGGCACTCGGCCAGGATCCGTGGCTGATCGGCCCGGAACAGGCAGCCGCCTGGGTGGGTTCCCTGCCCGGTGGAGTAGCCCCGTCATTCCTCGGCGCCGCCGGGGCACTCGTTTTCCTGATGGGTCTGATCTTCTTCCTCAGTGCCGTCCTGCCGGGCCGCAGGGCCAAGCTCAGCATCCCGAACGAGCGCGCCGCCGTCGTCGTTGAAGCCGAAGTCCTCGCCTCCTCGCTCGCGCGCCGGGCACGCGTGGCCGCCGGGGTAACACCGGAGCAGGTGCTGGTGACCATAGGGCGACGCGTGGTCGAGGTACAGGTACGGCCGACATCGGGCATCCCCGTGGATGAGCAAGCCGTTCAGTCCGCGGTCGAGGACGAACTCCGCCGCACCGCCGTCGAACCTGTACCCGACGTGCGTGTTGCCGTGGCGCCCTCGGGGGTGATCGGGCAGTGA